In Asterias rubens chromosome 15, eAstRub1.3, whole genome shotgun sequence, a genomic segment contains:
- the LOC117299942 gene encoding uncharacterized protein LOC117299942 isoform X2 encodes MASASKKNIKVSEKVQEIKRMQRNWFDQRASSGGSEKTSSSASRLAPTGRGSSKGAKETTNKPDTVSWVVSGNSKKKPVTVRARSASPARPTSHKSVLPAQTSSRGKGGFNPKVKDGRPQSSGQPTGHLTTSRSDTGTVKKSPNLGGSGERYLNGTVSHVASEPNLDFAVEPNENWNTDSNVRTYHPGATQGKSDQSNHSQQKGYNHSDYVTDIAVQSHSTKLLDGQSDIRVQTINQSSENEIPGVAQSKGNSAGLMEPDAFDKLADQIASKVKADLKLERNQVMHSIGYSGISILEDDGSEEGRSSVQSGHKCSKCKQFMVAPDHTPIILIPCGHTLCEACAEDRIKCPTCRTRVTSTTINSTLQQVISAGAVNSQLASIKSKGELTSHQSYTPLNKSDLPVGSVSQNTNRLYQSEHRGVQVHSSHLRNEVDYESRTGGFVDHRETEVENTGRRKISPEEQAQKYLTEYQNLLIRCEAMEGEEEEILAAMERKNREIAKQKKQVWNISNEQDRLREESRKIEERINALDLHRREYEQQCKDLEEDKTEQSERLTLVRDMLRGLERTKEKIKLHGRNYNISFN; translated from the exons ATGGCTTCAGCTTCAAAAAAGAACATCAAAGTGTCCGAAAAG GTCCAAGAGATTAAACGTATGCAGAGAAATTGGTTTGACCAAAGAGCTTCGTCAGGAGGTAGTGAGAAAACGTCTTCATCTGCTTCTAGACTGGCCCCTACAGGGAGAGGGAGCAGTAAAGGagcaaaagaaacaacaaataaaccag ACACTGTTTCATGGGTTGTTTCCGGAAACTCAAAGAAAAAGCCTGTAACAGTCAGGGCAAGATCTGCATCCCCAGCTCGTCCAACCAGCCATAAATCTGTTTTGCCCGCACAAACAAGCTCAAGAGGAAAGGGGGGATTCAACCCAAAAGTCAAAGATGGGCGACCTCAGTCATCAGGACAACCAACAGGTCATCTGACAACATCAAGAAGTGATACTGGAACAGTAAAGAAGAGTCCAAACCTAGGAGGTTCTGGTGAACGGTATCTAAATGGAACAGTCTCTCATGTTGCCTCAGAACCAAACTTGGACTTTGCTGTTGAGCCAAATGAGAACTGGAATACAGACTCAAATGTGAGAACTTATCATCCAGGTGCAACACAGGGAAAATCAGACCAATCAAATCATAGCCAACAGAAAGGCTACAACCATTCAGACTATGTTACCGATATAGCTGTCCAATCACATTCCACAAAGTTACTAGATGGCCAATCAGATATCAGAGTGCAAACTATAAACCAATCAAGTGAGAATGAAATTCCTGGTGTCGCTCAATCAAAAGGAAACAGTGCAGGATTAATGGAGCCGGATGCATTTGATAAGCTCGCTGACCAGATTGCAAGTAAAGTTAAGGCTGATTTAAAGCTTGAACGGAATCAAGTGATGCACTCAATTGGTTACTCAGGAATAAGCATCCTAGAAGATGATGGAAGTGAAGAGGGAAGAAGCAGTGTACAGTCCGGTCATAAATGCAGCAAGTGCAAGCAGTTTATG GTTGCCCCAGATCACACTCCAATTATTCTTATACCTTGTGGTCATACACTATGTGAAGCTTGTGCAGAGGACAGAATTAAATGTCCAACATGTAGAACCAGAG TGACTTCAACAACAATTAATTCAACACTCCAGCAAGTTATTTCAGCAGGAGCAGTCAATAGTCAGTTAGCATCAATCAAATCCAAAGGAGAATTAACATCCCACCAATCATACACCCCCTTAAACAAATCAGATCTTCCAGTGGGTTCAGTGAGCCAAAACACAAATCGACTGTACCaatcagaacataggggtgtccaAGTTCATTCTTCACATTTAAGAAATGAAGTGGACTATGAATCAAGGACTGGAGGTTTTGTTGATCATCGAGAGACAGAAGTAGAGAATACTGGTAGGAGGAAAATAAGCCCAGAGGAGCAAGCCCAGAAGTATTTGACAGAATATCAGAATCTGTTAATTCGCTGTGAAGCCATGGAAGGTGAAGAAGAAGAGATTCTAGCAgcaatggaaagaaaaaatagagaaatagcaaaacaaaag AAACAAGTTTGGAACATCTCAAACGAACAAGACAGACTTCGAGAAGAGTCAAGGAAGATAGAAGAGCGAATCAATGCTCTTGACTTGCACCGAAGGGAGTATGAGCAGCAGTGTAAGGATCTTGAAGAGGATAAGACGGAGCAGTCAGAGCGACTGACTTTGGTCAGAGACATGCTGAGAGGACTTGAACGGACCAAAGAAAAG ATTAAACTCCACGGAAGGAATTATAATATTTCCTTCAATTAA
- the LOC117299940 gene encoding uncharacterized protein LOC117299940 isoform X1 — translation MFKISEEDFALGDEDFWSGALSDEAPGAELLSSNCLNVQGGSDNKTTRSLASDNRVQEGKSRIAIVQKGSNLNFADASSKAMTPKDLNIGLHVSACVTSANLPQRKFSFKPKSPKGCFQSISIKTVEQGIISTGKSVRPNDSICTSTVNNSNLAVGFGSKELRIVQDKRKKIPAEASLLRPISYHAGVTPNFSQSAVTLNAEEETHKNIKSTNHPNSKCTVGVDDKTMTPKEPQLRNTMEWFQTPTTTQPSQALTKQGKLLDSKVKTNLQMVSTERVDNFDDQFNSWEDDFDWDSVILQPSTTVTKSVSREESKSRSANPATPQPCTVNIVKLDCNTSQPYAVTMDTSPGKSSGKITQQRPIINLETLSDQERCNQLQNNPPRTNVLPCTPSNLCPIQRSSTPIQRMSTPLGSGTSGCRPPVSSFNNKFTSQGVPSTPNIINSSTRQFTPAQRSHYTGNQSDRAFTTHGAKPQSPVMTTPQTSLLTSRVAQLFQTPTSVKTATSHTRVRKFPGPAGVLPQLMEGQKLNDLSELVSPETTQDVPKSGSTKSKFIPSEDDGEADFSHGAWKRMKVDLDLEDDNQHSILAKNNIALLLRKASLKQLTKNKVPHLCVMIKSITINTDASVVLRDPTGEIQGTIHRRLIEEHQAELKPGCVLVLRQVGVLSPSLRNHYLNITPSNLIQVYPSESTHYLSTQQTTPNSSKTTCKKFSYPVQSNLESSETFEGVDRIDSCQVKKGTLMASTNKDTSNSEYVDPCKYKNQNDIVLNEKDQPSNHEGNLQEDFTQLLADIASTLNGTPDASHH, via the exons ATGTTTAAAATCAGTGAAGAAGATTTTGCACTAGGAGATGAG GACTTTTGGTCTGGGGCTTTGTCAGATGAAGCTCCTGGTGCAGAATTGTTGTCAAGCAACTGTTTGAATGTTCAAGGAGGTTCAGATAATAAAACTACTAGAAGCCTTGCATCTGATAATCGCGTTCAAGAAGGAAAGTCAAGAATTGCTATCGTTCAGAAAGGAAGCAATCTCAATTTTGCTGATGCTTCTAGTAAAGCTATGACACCAAAAGACCTCAATATTGGACTACATGTATCTGCATGTGTTACTTCAGCGAACCTTCCCCAGAGaaaattttctttcaaaccCAAATCTCCAAAAGGTTGCTTTCAGAGCATTTCCATCAAAACTGTTGAACAAGGTATTATTAGCACAGGCAAGAGTGTTAGACCAAATGATAGTATATGTACTTCCACTGTAAACAACTCAAATCTTGCAGTTGGATTTGGAAGCAAAGAACTCAGAATTGTTCAAGACAAGAGAAAGAAAATCCCAGCAGAAGCAAGCCTACTCAGACCAATTTCCTACCATGCTGGAGTAACTCCAAACTTCAGTCAGTCTGCTGTCACATTGAATGCTGAGGAGGAAACACATAAAAACATAAAGAGCACAAATCATCCAAACTCAAAATGTACAGTAGGGGTTGATGATAAGACCATGACACCAAAGGAACCACAACTCAGAAATACAATGGAATGGTTTCAAACTCCAACCACAACTCAACCAAGTCAAGCTTTAACTAAGCAAGGTAAACTGTTAGACTCCAAAGTAAAGACAAATCTGCAGATGGTTTCTACTGAAAGGGTTgacaattttgatgaccaattcaaCTCGTGGGAGGATGACTTTGATTGGGATTCTGTTATTTTACAACCTTCAACCACTGTCACCAAAAGTGTTTCTAGAGAAGAGTCAAAATCAAGATCAGCAAATCCAGCCACTCCACAGCCATGTACAGTAAACATTGTGAAACTAGACTGCAATACATCACAACCATATGCAGTGACAATGGATACTAGCCCTGGAAAGTCTTCAGGAAAGATTACCCAACAAAGACCAATCATAAACCTTGAGACACTATCTGATCAGGAAAGATGTAATCAGCTTCAGAACAACCCACCAAGAACCAACGTTCTACCCTGTACTCCTTCAAACCTTTGTCCCATTCAAAGATCAAGTACCCCCATTCAAAGAATGAGTACCCCTTTAGGATCTGGAACCTCAGGGTGCAGACCACCGGTATCCAGTTTCAACAACAAGTTTACCTCACAGGGTGTCCCATCAACTCCAAATATCATAAATTCAAGCACTCGACAGTTTACACCAGCACAACGAAGTCACTATACTGGGAACCAGAGTGATAGAGCGTTTACCACACATGGAGCTAAACCCCAGAGTCCAGTTATGACTACCCCTCAGACATCATTACTGACATCTAGAGTTGCTCAACTGTTCCAAACACCTACCAGTGTAAAAACTGCAACATCACACACAAGAGTAAGGAAGTTTCCGGGTCCTGCTGGTGTACTACCACAATTA ATGGAAGGTCAGAAACTGAATGATCTCTCTGAATTAGTGTCTCCTGAGACTACACAGGATGTTCCAAAGTCGGGCTCTACAAAGTCAAAG tttaTCCCTTCTGAAGATGATGGTGAAGCCGACTTCTCTCATGGAGCATGGAAGAGAATGAAAGTAGATCTTGACTTGGAGGATGACAACCAACACTCTATCCTGGCCAAAAACAACATTGCTTTGCTTTTAAGAAAG GCTAGTTTGAAGCAACTGACAAAAAACAAAGTGCCACACTTGTGTGTAATGATCAAATCCATTACCATCAACACAGACGCTAGTGTTGTGTTGAGAGATCCAACTGGTGAGATACAGGGTACCATACATAGACGTCTTATAGAGGAGCATCAAGCTGAGTTGAAACCAGGGTGTGTCTTGGTTCTCAGACAG GTTGGAGTTTTAAGTCCATCTCTTCGGAACCACTATCTGAACATCACTCCAAGCAATCTGATACAGGTCTACCCCAGTGAGTCAACCCACTACCTGTCTACTCAACAAACCACACCTAACTCATCTAAAACAACTTGTAAGAAGTTTTCTTATCCAGTACAAAGCAACCTGGAAAGTtctgaaacatttgaaggggtgGACAGAATTGATTCTTGTCAAGTAAAAAAAGGTACTTTAATGGCTTCAACAAATAAAGACACTTCTAATTCGGAGTACGTGGACCCCTGCAAATACAAGAATCAGAATGACATCGTTCTCAATGAAAAAGACCAACCCTCAAATCATGAAGGAAATTTACAAGAAGATTTCACTCAACTACTTGCTGACATCG cGTCAACACTTAACGGCACACCCGATGCATCCCATCACTGA
- the LOC117299942 gene encoding uncharacterized protein LOC117299942 isoform X1 — protein sequence MASASKKNIKVSEKVQEIKRMQRNWFDQRASSGGSEKTSSSASRLAPTGRGSSKGAKETTNKPDTVSWVVSGNSKKKPVTVRARSASPARPTSHKSVLPAQTSSRGKGGFNPKVKDGRPQSSGQPTGHLTTSRSDTGTVKKSPNLGGSGERYLNGTVSHVASEPNLDFAVEPNENWNTDSNVRTYHPGATQGKSDQSNHSQQKGYNHSDYVTDIAVQSHSTKLLDGQSDIRVQTINQSSENEIPGVAQSKGNSAGLMEPDAFDKLADQIASKVKADLKLERNQVMHSIGYSGISILEDDGSEEGRSSVQSGHKCSKCKQFMVAPDHTPIILIPCGHTLCEACAEDRIKCPTCRTRVTSTTINSTLQQVISAGAVNSQLASIKSKGELTSHQSYTPLNKSDLPVGSVSQNTNRLYQSEHRGVQVHSSHLRNEVDYESRTGGFVDHRETEVENTGRRKISPEEQAQKYLTEYQNLLIRCEAMEGEEEEILAAMERKNREIAKQKKQVWNISNEQDRLREESRKIEERINALDLHRREYEQQCKDLEEDKTEQSERLTLVRDMLRGLERTKEKVHNLVHLRLEQPRIFFRIIATLLLLFEDQTPDSNSPTYLSQSQFEIT from the exons ATGGCTTCAGCTTCAAAAAAGAACATCAAAGTGTCCGAAAAG GTCCAAGAGATTAAACGTATGCAGAGAAATTGGTTTGACCAAAGAGCTTCGTCAGGAGGTAGTGAGAAAACGTCTTCATCTGCTTCTAGACTGGCCCCTACAGGGAGAGGGAGCAGTAAAGGagcaaaagaaacaacaaataaaccag ACACTGTTTCATGGGTTGTTTCCGGAAACTCAAAGAAAAAGCCTGTAACAGTCAGGGCAAGATCTGCATCCCCAGCTCGTCCAACCAGCCATAAATCTGTTTTGCCCGCACAAACAAGCTCAAGAGGAAAGGGGGGATTCAACCCAAAAGTCAAAGATGGGCGACCTCAGTCATCAGGACAACCAACAGGTCATCTGACAACATCAAGAAGTGATACTGGAACAGTAAAGAAGAGTCCAAACCTAGGAGGTTCTGGTGAACGGTATCTAAATGGAACAGTCTCTCATGTTGCCTCAGAACCAAACTTGGACTTTGCTGTTGAGCCAAATGAGAACTGGAATACAGACTCAAATGTGAGAACTTATCATCCAGGTGCAACACAGGGAAAATCAGACCAATCAAATCATAGCCAACAGAAAGGCTACAACCATTCAGACTATGTTACCGATATAGCTGTCCAATCACATTCCACAAAGTTACTAGATGGCCAATCAGATATCAGAGTGCAAACTATAAACCAATCAAGTGAGAATGAAATTCCTGGTGTCGCTCAATCAAAAGGAAACAGTGCAGGATTAATGGAGCCGGATGCATTTGATAAGCTCGCTGACCAGATTGCAAGTAAAGTTAAGGCTGATTTAAAGCTTGAACGGAATCAAGTGATGCACTCAATTGGTTACTCAGGAATAAGCATCCTAGAAGATGATGGAAGTGAAGAGGGAAGAAGCAGTGTACAGTCCGGTCATAAATGCAGCAAGTGCAAGCAGTTTATG GTTGCCCCAGATCACACTCCAATTATTCTTATACCTTGTGGTCATACACTATGTGAAGCTTGTGCAGAGGACAGAATTAAATGTCCAACATGTAGAACCAGAG TGACTTCAACAACAATTAATTCAACACTCCAGCAAGTTATTTCAGCAGGAGCAGTCAATAGTCAGTTAGCATCAATCAAATCCAAAGGAGAATTAACATCCCACCAATCATACACCCCCTTAAACAAATCAGATCTTCCAGTGGGTTCAGTGAGCCAAAACACAAATCGACTGTACCaatcagaacataggggtgtccaAGTTCATTCTTCACATTTAAGAAATGAAGTGGACTATGAATCAAGGACTGGAGGTTTTGTTGATCATCGAGAGACAGAAGTAGAGAATACTGGTAGGAGGAAAATAAGCCCAGAGGAGCAAGCCCAGAAGTATTTGACAGAATATCAGAATCTGTTAATTCGCTGTGAAGCCATGGAAGGTGAAGAAGAAGAGATTCTAGCAgcaatggaaagaaaaaatagagaaatagcaaaacaaaag AAACAAGTTTGGAACATCTCAAACGAACAAGACAGACTTCGAGAAGAGTCAAGGAAGATAGAAGAGCGAATCAATGCTCTTGACTTGCACCGAAGGGAGTATGAGCAGCAGTGTAAGGATCTTGAAGAGGATAAGACGGAGCAGTCAGAGCGACTGACTTTGGTCAGAGACATGCTGAGAGGACTTGAACGGACCAAAGAAAAGGTACATAATTTGGTACATTTGAGACTAGAGCAGCCCAGAATATTTTTCAGAATAATTGCaactcttttattattatttgaagacCAAACCCCAGATTCAAACAGCCCAACTTATTTAAGCCAATCACAGTTTGAGATCACTTAA
- the LOC117299940 gene encoding uncharacterized protein LOC117299940 isoform X2, producing MFKISEEDFALGDEDFWSGALSDEAPGAELLSSNCLNVQGGSDNKTTRSLASDNRVQEGKSRIAIVQKGSNLNFADASSKAMTPKDLNIGLHVSACVTSANLPQRKFSFKPKSPKGCFQSISIKTVEQGIISTGKSVRPNDSICTSTVNNSNLAVGFGSKELRIVQDKRKKIPAEASLLRPISYHAGVTPNFSQSAVTLNAEEETHKNIKSTNHPNSKCTVGVDDKTMTPKEPQLRNTMEWFQTPTTTQPSQALTKQGKLLDSKVKTNLQMVSTERVDNFDDQFNSWEDDFDWDSVILQPSTTVTKSVSREESKSRSANPATPQPCTVNIVKLDCNTSQPYAVTMDTSPGKSSGKITQQRPIINLETLSDQERCNQLQNNPPRTNVLPCTPSNLCPIQRSSTPIQRMSTPLGSGTSGCRPPVSSFNNKFTSQGVPSTPNIINSSTRQFTPAQRSHYTGNQSDRAFTTHGAKPQSPVMTTPQTSLLTSRVAQLFQTPTSVKTATSHTRVRKFPGPAGVLPQLMEGQKLNDLSELVSPETTQDVPKSGSTKSKFIPSEDDGEADFSHGAWKRMKVDLDLEDDNQHSILAKNNIALLLRKASLKQLTKNKVPHLCVMIKSITINTDASVVLRDPTGEIQGTIHRRLIEEHQAELKPGCVLVLRQVGVLSPSLRNHYLNITPSNLIQVYPSESTHYLSTQQTTPNSSKTTCKKFSYPVQSNLESSETFEGVDRIDSCQVKKGTLMASTNKDTSNSEYVDPCKYKNQNDIVLNEKDQPSNHEGNLQEDFTQLLADIGEEFFNDF from the exons ATGTTTAAAATCAGTGAAGAAGATTTTGCACTAGGAGATGAG GACTTTTGGTCTGGGGCTTTGTCAGATGAAGCTCCTGGTGCAGAATTGTTGTCAAGCAACTGTTTGAATGTTCAAGGAGGTTCAGATAATAAAACTACTAGAAGCCTTGCATCTGATAATCGCGTTCAAGAAGGAAAGTCAAGAATTGCTATCGTTCAGAAAGGAAGCAATCTCAATTTTGCTGATGCTTCTAGTAAAGCTATGACACCAAAAGACCTCAATATTGGACTACATGTATCTGCATGTGTTACTTCAGCGAACCTTCCCCAGAGaaaattttctttcaaaccCAAATCTCCAAAAGGTTGCTTTCAGAGCATTTCCATCAAAACTGTTGAACAAGGTATTATTAGCACAGGCAAGAGTGTTAGACCAAATGATAGTATATGTACTTCCACTGTAAACAACTCAAATCTTGCAGTTGGATTTGGAAGCAAAGAACTCAGAATTGTTCAAGACAAGAGAAAGAAAATCCCAGCAGAAGCAAGCCTACTCAGACCAATTTCCTACCATGCTGGAGTAACTCCAAACTTCAGTCAGTCTGCTGTCACATTGAATGCTGAGGAGGAAACACATAAAAACATAAAGAGCACAAATCATCCAAACTCAAAATGTACAGTAGGGGTTGATGATAAGACCATGACACCAAAGGAACCACAACTCAGAAATACAATGGAATGGTTTCAAACTCCAACCACAACTCAACCAAGTCAAGCTTTAACTAAGCAAGGTAAACTGTTAGACTCCAAAGTAAAGACAAATCTGCAGATGGTTTCTACTGAAAGGGTTgacaattttgatgaccaattcaaCTCGTGGGAGGATGACTTTGATTGGGATTCTGTTATTTTACAACCTTCAACCACTGTCACCAAAAGTGTTTCTAGAGAAGAGTCAAAATCAAGATCAGCAAATCCAGCCACTCCACAGCCATGTACAGTAAACATTGTGAAACTAGACTGCAATACATCACAACCATATGCAGTGACAATGGATACTAGCCCTGGAAAGTCTTCAGGAAAGATTACCCAACAAAGACCAATCATAAACCTTGAGACACTATCTGATCAGGAAAGATGTAATCAGCTTCAGAACAACCCACCAAGAACCAACGTTCTACCCTGTACTCCTTCAAACCTTTGTCCCATTCAAAGATCAAGTACCCCCATTCAAAGAATGAGTACCCCTTTAGGATCTGGAACCTCAGGGTGCAGACCACCGGTATCCAGTTTCAACAACAAGTTTACCTCACAGGGTGTCCCATCAACTCCAAATATCATAAATTCAAGCACTCGACAGTTTACACCAGCACAACGAAGTCACTATACTGGGAACCAGAGTGATAGAGCGTTTACCACACATGGAGCTAAACCCCAGAGTCCAGTTATGACTACCCCTCAGACATCATTACTGACATCTAGAGTTGCTCAACTGTTCCAAACACCTACCAGTGTAAAAACTGCAACATCACACACAAGAGTAAGGAAGTTTCCGGGTCCTGCTGGTGTACTACCACAATTA ATGGAAGGTCAGAAACTGAATGATCTCTCTGAATTAGTGTCTCCTGAGACTACACAGGATGTTCCAAAGTCGGGCTCTACAAAGTCAAAG tttaTCCCTTCTGAAGATGATGGTGAAGCCGACTTCTCTCATGGAGCATGGAAGAGAATGAAAGTAGATCTTGACTTGGAGGATGACAACCAACACTCTATCCTGGCCAAAAACAACATTGCTTTGCTTTTAAGAAAG GCTAGTTTGAAGCAACTGACAAAAAACAAAGTGCCACACTTGTGTGTAATGATCAAATCCATTACCATCAACACAGACGCTAGTGTTGTGTTGAGAGATCCAACTGGTGAGATACAGGGTACCATACATAGACGTCTTATAGAGGAGCATCAAGCTGAGTTGAAACCAGGGTGTGTCTTGGTTCTCAGACAG GTTGGAGTTTTAAGTCCATCTCTTCGGAACCACTATCTGAACATCACTCCAAGCAATCTGATACAGGTCTACCCCAGTGAGTCAACCCACTACCTGTCTACTCAACAAACCACACCTAACTCATCTAAAACAACTTGTAAGAAGTTTTCTTATCCAGTACAAAGCAACCTGGAAAGTtctgaaacatttgaaggggtgGACAGAATTGATTCTTGTCAAGTAAAAAAAGGTACTTTAATGGCTTCAACAAATAAAGACACTTCTAATTCGGAGTACGTGGACCCCTGCAAATACAAGAATCAGAATGACATCGTTCTCAATGAAAAAGACCAACCCTCAAATCATGAAGGAAATTTACAAGAAGATTTCACTCAACTACTTGCTGACATCGGTGAggaatttttcaatgatttctga